A stretch of Sulfuricurvum sp. DNA encodes these proteins:
- a CDS encoding ArsS family sensor histidine kinase, whose protein sequence is MIFKRNAVLVTVLFALSVTVLSVSYTFYQLYETNRTKHIDNLFTKYSLISQIYNSFLLKQISLPMLEANLAVYDLYVINNTAEYDDITSQSTVLKEDGEKISPHIAYDAPYNEFIVSQIHARMLQNDGKIYFWIQSNHHSMLLEDRKVSGYSPSTLIYAYITILMMLLFSFALIIYRLNPLRRLRRQIARFGEGNMAVRFRTKGEDEIALIANEMETAQEKIRSLIESRTLFLRNIMHELKTPIAKGRIAATMLENEKQQSRFAGIFERLEGLIVEFALIEEITSGSQYIQKKEYRVLDLIDGAIDMAMVDYDAVDNAVVGSIKLNVDYRLFTTAIKNMIDNAIKYSSSGSMKIRLENENIVFMNEGRELLQPLTHYIQPFTKDSPTRDSFGLGLYIVDAILNEHDFDLLYERRGEMNCFIFAPKKSKRR, encoded by the coding sequence ATGATTTTTAAACGCAATGCAGTTTTAGTTACTGTTCTTTTTGCTCTGAGCGTTACGGTTCTGAGCGTCAGTTATACGTTTTATCAGCTGTATGAAACCAATCGTACTAAACACATTGACAACCTTTTTACCAAATACTCTCTCATTTCTCAGATTTACAACAGTTTTTTGCTCAAACAAATATCACTTCCGATGTTGGAAGCCAATCTCGCAGTATATGACCTCTATGTTATCAATAACACTGCTGAATACGATGATATTACCTCTCAATCAACTGTTTTAAAAGAGGATGGGGAAAAAATATCACCTCATATTGCTTATGATGCCCCTTATAATGAATTTATTGTTAGTCAGATACATGCGCGGATGCTTCAAAATGATGGGAAAATTTATTTTTGGATTCAATCAAATCACCACTCTATGTTGCTTGAAGATCGCAAAGTAAGCGGATATTCCCCCTCAACATTGATATATGCTTACATCACGATTTTGATGATGCTTCTATTCTCATTCGCATTGATTATCTATAGACTTAATCCCCTTCGTCGTTTGCGTCGTCAAATTGCTCGTTTCGGAGAAGGAAATATGGCGGTACGATTTCGGACAAAGGGAGAAGATGAGATTGCATTGATTGCCAACGAAATGGAAACGGCTCAGGAGAAAATTCGTTCCCTTATCGAATCACGTACCCTTTTCTTGCGTAATATTATGCATGAACTAAAAACCCCTATTGCTAAAGGGAGAATTGCGGCAACGATGTTGGAAAATGAGAAACAGCAAAGCCGATTTGCCGGTATATTTGAACGGCTTGAGGGGCTGATTGTGGAATTTGCCCTCATCGAAGAGATTACTTCAGGTTCTCAGTATATTCAAAAAAAAGAGTATAGAGTGCTTGATTTGATTGATGGGGCAATCGATATGGCGATGGTTGATTATGATGCGGTTGATAACGCGGTAGTGGGGTCAATAAAACTGAATGTGGATTATCGTCTTTTTACTACAGCAATAAAAAATATGATTGATAATGCGATTAAATACTCTTCTTCGGGGAGTATGAAAATCCGTTTAGAGAATGAGAATATCGTTTTTATGAATGAAGGACGAGAGTTGCTTCAACCGCTAACGCACTATATTCAACCATTTACAAAAGATTCTCCGACACGAGACAGCTTTGGATTGGGGCTTTATATTGTTGACGCGATTTTGAATGAACATGATTTTGATTTGCTCTATGAACGGCGTGGAGAGATGAATTGTTTTATTTTTGCCCCGAAAAAATCGAAAAGGAGATAA
- a CDS encoding tRNA threonylcarbamoyladenosine dehydratase has protein sequence MRNVRTKLVFGEENFDKLSNAKILLLGVGGVGSFCLDCLYRSGVRDITIIDFDRYDVSNQNRQMHSESHEGELKVEALKTHYPEVIAISDKITPEWVEEFDFEPYDLILDAIDDMRAKLALIQKCYPKLISSVGSAKRLDPTKIEVRSIWKTEGDPFASKIRNELRKRKFKGDFICICSSELPLIKEKGSFVGVTGAFGLAMCSLALRRIGN, from the coding sequence TTGAGAAACGTTCGGACAAAACTGGTTTTCGGCGAAGAGAACTTCGACAAACTTAGTAATGCTAAAATCCTTCTTCTCGGTGTCGGCGGAGTGGGGAGCTTTTGTTTAGACTGTCTTTATCGCTCCGGTGTGCGTGACATTACCATTATCGATTTTGACCGATACGATGTAAGCAACCAAAACCGCCAGATGCACTCAGAATCTCATGAGGGAGAACTCAAAGTCGAAGCGCTGAAAACACATTATCCCGAAGTGATAGCTATCAGCGATAAGATTACCCCCGAATGGGTCGAAGAGTTTGATTTTGAGCCATACGATCTGATCCTCGACGCTATCGATGATATGCGTGCCAAACTTGCACTCATTCAAAAATGTTATCCGAAACTCATCTCCTCCGTCGGTTCCGCCAAACGACTCGATCCGACGAAGATCGAAGTGCGCTCCATCTGGAAAACGGAGGGTGATCCGTTCGCCTCCAAAATTCGTAATGAACTTCGCAAGCGAAAATTCAAAGGCGATTTCATCTGTATCTGCTCCTCCGAACTCCCCCTTATCAAAGAAAAAGGGAGTTTTGTCGGAGTAACGGGTGCATTTGGTCTGGCGATGTGTTCGCTGGCATTACGACGGATTGGTAATTAG
- a CDS encoding CHASE2 and HATPase_c domain-containing protein, translating to MKKNTLLIVSSLGLTILLYFFWWNTPLLSYLDYKLYDFTDHATPSTHFPSSTVVVEIDDNSLKQLGQWPWPRIITAKLIEKIAEADPLAISLDMVFSENDRTSPATLKTFYHTLLGVDISINGLPQSLEDNDAVLSSIMTKSPMVLPLFSNTARQSGVCILPDTVTYNHLLQKNDLLPLNDLVCNQPRFQNHSRAIGHIHAAADGDGILRRLSLGMTHEDIWIPTLGVATIASVSPKIHFDTASPLVGGINLTMAHHHFYADRHAQALLHFYPFEHYEKISAVDILSGAVSPDRLKGKYIFIGSTALGLDRTYTMSDGSVRSGVYIHATLVENILNNDVSVQPTLYPPLNLIIGFFLSLLLLVQMLRKHYLSVLAIFTLIIVVSAVITYGAWQKHIYISIGYLLIPLGSYLFILALLMFIIDYRNKKRFIDELNLSTKQKQELQMALYESESEIEYQKAMIFQQSKLAAMGEMIDNIAHQWRQPLNLLGAIVQNSEFAFAKGRVDSAYLKKMSADSMEQILFMSQTIEDFRNFVKPDRKNSPFDIAQPLEESLRLVEKMFNANGITIGVEYGNAPLIVMGSPSEFKQVIINLLHNARDALLENRIQTPYIRLQLSSTKTDALITITDNGGGIPAEIIDQIFNPYFSTKHDKGGSGIGLYICDAIIRTKMGGSITASTTEDGTIFTIRLPLKH from the coding sequence ATGAAAAAAAACACTCTATTGATTGTGAGCTCTTTGGGTCTCACAATCCTGTTGTATTTTTTTTGGTGGAATACCCCGCTACTCTCTTATCTCGATTATAAACTGTATGATTTTACCGATCATGCCACCCCCTCAACCCATTTCCCATCATCAACCGTTGTTGTCGAGATCGATGATAACAGTCTAAAACAGTTGGGACAATGGCCGTGGCCACGAATCATCACCGCAAAATTGATTGAAAAGATTGCAGAAGCCGACCCCTTGGCAATCTCACTGGATATGGTATTTTCTGAAAACGACCGAACATCCCCCGCAACGCTAAAAACATTTTACCACACCCTACTAGGTGTCGATATCTCCATTAACGGACTCCCTCAATCGCTCGAAGACAACGATGCCGTATTATCCTCTATCATGACAAAATCCCCTATGGTTTTGCCCCTCTTTTCCAACACCGCACGACAAAGCGGTGTATGTATTTTGCCCGATACCGTAACGTATAATCATCTGCTCCAAAAAAATGATTTGCTTCCGTTAAATGATTTAGTGTGTAATCAGCCCCGTTTTCAGAACCACTCCCGTGCCATAGGGCATATCCATGCCGCAGCCGATGGGGATGGAATCCTCCGACGCCTCTCACTGGGGATGACACATGAGGATATTTGGATTCCGACATTAGGAGTAGCCACTATTGCCTCCGTCTCTCCTAAAATCCATTTTGATACCGCATCTCCCTTGGTCGGCGGAATAAATCTTACTATGGCACACCACCATTTTTATGCAGATCGTCATGCCCAAGCACTGTTGCATTTCTATCCCTTTGAGCACTACGAAAAAATTTCAGCGGTCGATATTCTCAGCGGTGCAGTTTCTCCCGATCGTCTCAAAGGAAAATACATCTTTATCGGTTCCACCGCACTGGGGCTAGATCGAACCTATACAATGAGTGACGGTTCTGTCCGCTCAGGGGTCTATATCCATGCTACACTGGTTGAAAATATTTTAAACAACGATGTATCCGTTCAGCCTACCCTCTATCCACCTCTCAACCTCATTATTGGATTTTTTCTCAGTTTGCTCTTGCTTGTACAAATGCTCCGTAAACACTATCTCAGCGTCCTTGCTATTTTCACCCTAATCATTGTTGTGAGTGCAGTAATAACGTATGGGGCATGGCAAAAACATATTTACATCTCTATAGGGTATCTGTTGATACCGTTGGGTAGTTATTTGTTTATTCTGGCTCTTTTGATGTTTATTATCGATTACCGAAATAAAAAACGCTTTATTGATGAGCTAAACCTCTCCACCAAACAAAAACAAGAGTTACAAATGGCACTGTATGAAAGTGAAAGTGAAATAGAGTATCAAAAAGCGATGATATTTCAACAATCCAAACTCGCGGCGATGGGCGAGATGATCGATAACATCGCGCATCAATGGCGCCAACCGCTTAATCTTCTAGGAGCGATTGTCCAAAATTCTGAGTTTGCATTTGCCAAAGGGAGAGTGGATTCAGCCTATCTCAAAAAAATGAGTGCTGACTCAATGGAGCAGATTTTATTTATGTCCCAAACCATCGAAGATTTTCGTAATTTCGTCAAACCTGACCGCAAAAATTCCCCATTTGACATCGCTCAACCGCTCGAAGAGTCTCTCCGTTTGGTAGAAAAGATGTTTAATGCTAACGGCATCACCATCGGCGTAGAGTATGGCAATGCACCGCTTATCGTTATGGGTTCTCCCAGTGAATTTAAACAAGTGATTATCAATCTTTTGCACAATGCCCGCGATGCCCTTTTGGAAAATCGTATCCAAACACCCTATATCCGTCTCCAGCTCTCATCGACTAAGACGGATGCACTCATCACTATTACCGACAACGGGGGTGGGATTCCCGCAGAAATTATAGATCAAATTTTTAATCCCTATTTCTCTACCAAACACGACAAAGGGGGGAGCGGTATCGGATTGTATATCTGTGATGCAATTATACGGACCAAAATGGGGGGTTCTATCACGGCTTCAACAACAGAGGATGGTACTATTTTTACGATTCGTTTGCCTCTCAAACACTAG
- a CDS encoding response regulator transcription factor has translation MSKILMIEDDLELAEILSEFLEQYDFQVVTEDDPFKALSILKLEKFDVVILDLTLPGMDGLEVCEAIRMRQNIPIIISSARSDVTDKINALELGADDYLPKPYDPRELEARIHSVLRRYDAVSQAAAENESDFRLNESAMQINYKNRALELTNAEYGILAYMIKKQGMVVSREDLIHNVSAINEDSSNKSIDVMMGRIRNKLGDKALIESIRGIGYKLLK, from the coding sequence ATGAGTAAAATATTAATGATTGAAGATGATCTCGAACTCGCCGAGATATTGAGCGAATTTTTAGAACAGTACGATTTTCAAGTGGTGACGGAAGATGATCCGTTTAAAGCCTTGAGCATCCTGAAATTGGAAAAATTTGATGTGGTCATATTGGATTTGACGTTACCGGGTATGGATGGGTTAGAGGTGTGTGAGGCGATACGGATGCGTCAAAACATCCCTATCATTATCTCTTCGGCACGCTCGGATGTAACCGATAAGATTAATGCGCTTGAATTAGGAGCGGATGATTATCTCCCAAAACCGTATGACCCCAGAGAGCTTGAAGCCCGTATCCATTCGGTATTGCGTCGATATGATGCAGTATCTCAAGCAGCGGCGGAGAACGAAAGTGATTTTCGACTGAATGAATCTGCCATGCAAATCAACTATAAAAACAGAGCGTTGGAGTTAACCAATGCAGAGTATGGGATTCTCGCCTACATGATTAAAAAACAAGGGATGGTGGTATCGCGCGAAGATTTGATTCACAATGTTTCTGCGATTAATGAAGACTCCTCCAACAAAAGTATCGATGTTATGATGGGGCGTATCCGTAACAAACTAGGGGATAAAGCATTGATCGAATCGATTCGCGGTATCGGCTACAAACTGCTCAAATGA
- a CDS encoding FeoA family protein, with amino-acid sequence MNTMTLLSACTKGGIATVVKINATGALKQRLISFGLMKGVDIMMLECGLTKSTFEIKVGNVNLALRREEAELIEVCNVR; translated from the coding sequence ATGAATACAATGACACTGTTAAGTGCCTGTACCAAAGGTGGGATTGCCACCGTGGTCAAGATTAATGCGACAGGTGCTCTCAAACAGCGGTTAATATCGTTTGGGTTGATGAAGGGTGTCGATATTATGATGCTCGAATGCGGTTTAACGAAAAGTACGTTTGAAATCAAAGTCGGCAATGTCAATCTCGCACTGCGACGTGAAGAGGCTGAATTAATCGAGGTATGTAATGTCCGATAA
- a CDS encoding response regulator transcription factor codes for MNLEKIYEQTRRMNVLFVEDDPQLRERTAEMLEDCFYRLEIAEDGVDALEKYKEYYNRKGSYFDIVISDIQMPRMDGVELTRELYALRNDQPIIILSAHTETDYLLALINLGVAQFVTKPIEYTKMLDVLYHVAHKINTASVNLPSKPSPLITISDTMVWDMESSLLLNDGNSVSLTKYEIYLMKVLSAKFEQVCSSDEIVNHFYLHDLDISSESLRGMMMRLRKKLPENALGSVYGLGYRLSSV; via the coding sequence ATGAATCTAGAAAAAATTTATGAACAAACACGACGGATGAATGTACTGTTTGTAGAAGATGATCCACAGTTGCGAGAACGGACGGCAGAGATGCTCGAAGATTGTTTCTATCGACTCGAAATCGCTGAAGACGGTGTGGATGCGTTGGAGAAATACAAAGAGTATTATAATCGTAAAGGGAGCTATTTTGATATTGTCATCTCTGATATTCAAATGCCACGGATGGATGGGGTGGAACTAACACGTGAACTCTATGCGTTGCGTAACGATCAGCCTATTATCATCCTCTCCGCACATACGGAAACAGACTATCTATTGGCCCTTATCAATCTTGGTGTTGCCCAATTTGTGACCAAGCCGATTGAGTACACCAAGATGCTGGATGTGTTATACCATGTTGCGCACAAGATTAATACCGCTTCGGTAAATCTTCCGAGTAAACCTTCCCCTCTTATCACTATCAGTGACACAATGGTGTGGGATATGGAGAGCTCTTTACTTTTGAACGATGGAAACTCTGTCTCTCTGACGAAATATGAGATCTATCTTATGAAAGTGCTAAGCGCAAAATTTGAACAGGTGTGCAGCAGTGATGAGATTGTGAACCATTTTTATCTTCACGATCTTGACATTAGCTCAGAGAGTTTACGGGGGATGATGATGCGATTACGAAAAAAACTTCCCGAAAATGCTCTTGGTAGTGTTTATGGATTAGGGTATCGTCTCTCTAGTGTTTGA
- a CDS encoding CZB domain-containing protein, with translation MTVPQNFVYGNSIRKQIVKEIRDAYVAHEKWVRRAKHLVENLPVDEKMIPVDSTECQFGQWLYGNGMKYKNIAKLSDILHKIELEHRNLHDTYLRIYKIYFLETKRSWIMNLVTQSRKEVTPKKQQEALHYYHQMVKISTVLLESLEVLEASLVMQKDDVLLTFS, from the coding sequence ATGACAGTTCCACAAAATTTTGTATACGGAAACAGTATTCGAAAGCAAATTGTAAAAGAGATCCGTGATGCGTATGTTGCCCATGAAAAATGGGTACGCCGAGCAAAACATCTCGTTGAGAATCTCCCCGTAGATGAAAAAATGATTCCGGTGGATTCGACGGAGTGTCAGTTTGGACAATGGCTTTACGGAAATGGAATGAAATATAAAAATATTGCAAAGTTGTCAGATATTTTGCATAAAATCGAACTAGAACACCGCAATCTTCATGATACCTATTTGCGTATCTATAAAATTTATTTTTTAGAAACAAAACGCTCTTGGATAATGAATTTAGTAACACAATCTCGTAAAGAGGTTACCCCAAAAAAACAACAAGAAGCTCTCCACTATTATCATCAAATGGTGAAAATATCTACAGTATTACTCGAATCGCTAGAAGTGTTGGAAGCGAGTTTAGTAATGCAAAAAGATGATGTTCTTTTAACTTTTTCATAA
- the surE gene encoding 5'/3'-nucleotidase SurE, producing MKEILITNDDGYESEGLLALIEALEGLGHITIVAPSTEKSACGHSLTLNRPLSFISVGDDFYKLDDGTPSDCVYLALHSIFEERKPDLLISGINKGSNMGEDITYSGTAAAAMEAVLHDVPAIAISQVMDFTQPVGDFALAKNAIRHLVQKVLEGEFPLREREFLNVNIPYDTEELEFAVTYAGYRYYANDAHLHRNPRGMEYYWLGLHPLEFKPRENRKALCDFEAIEAGKVSLTPIKLDMSAYKSMEQLREWL from the coding sequence ATGAAAGAGATATTGATTACCAACGATGATGGGTATGAGTCAGAGGGGTTGCTAGCACTCATTGAAGCATTGGAAGGACTAGGGCATATCACGATAGTAGCCCCTTCTACGGAGAAATCAGCATGCGGACACTCTTTAACTCTTAATCGACCTTTGAGCTTTATCAGTGTTGGGGATGATTTTTACAAACTTGATGACGGTACGCCGAGCGATTGTGTTTACCTTGCACTCCATTCGATTTTTGAGGAGCGTAAGCCCGATTTGCTTATTAGCGGGATTAACAAAGGCTCTAACATGGGAGAAGATATTACCTACTCAGGGACAGCGGCGGCGGCGATGGAAGCGGTATTGCACGATGTTCCTGCTATCGCAATATCGCAAGTGATGGATTTTACCCAACCCGTCGGAGATTTTGCGTTGGCAAAAAATGCAATTCGCCATTTGGTACAAAAAGTTTTAGAGGGAGAGTTTCCTCTACGAGAGCGGGAATTTCTAAACGTTAATATCCCTTATGATACAGAAGAGCTAGAGTTCGCCGTCACCTATGCGGGGTATCGCTATTATGCCAATGATGCACACCTCCATCGAAACCCACGAGGGATGGAGTACTACTGGTTAGGGCTTCATCCTCTGGAGTTTAAACCTAGAGAGAATCGTAAAGCTTTGTGTGATTTTGAAGCGATTGAGGCAGGGAAAGTTTCATTGACTCCGATTAAACTCGATATGAGTGCCTATAAATCGATGGAACAATTACGGGAGTGGCTTTGA
- a CDS encoding OmpA family protein, which translates to MGAFFVLCSAIILSFPMFSHSPKTTLILLENNSSHNAVVVSTNEGNLTVDKPYSYTTLQSADKAPSPIQEGNREEIEQKYAQQLTSLPTAPVSMLFHFEPGTADLTESSKNQVEELIQIIASRAPASIDIIGHSDREGEAQQNYLLALERAKSVETYLLSRQVKLEKSTITSYGESDPIVPTEDGVSEPQNRRVEVIVR; encoded by the coding sequence ATGGGAGCGTTTTTTGTACTATGCAGTGCTATTATTTTATCCTTTCCGATGTTCTCACACTCACCGAAAACTACTCTGATTTTATTAGAGAACAACAGCTCCCACAATGCCGTTGTTGTCTCTACCAATGAGGGGAATCTCACCGTAGATAAACCTTATAGTTATACTACCTTACAATCAGCCGATAAAGCACCATCCCCTATTCAAGAGGGAAATCGTGAAGAAATCGAGCAAAAATATGCACAACAACTCACAAGCTTACCTACAGCACCGGTCTCAATGCTGTTTCATTTCGAACCCGGAACCGCCGATCTTACTGAATCGTCTAAAAACCAAGTAGAAGAGTTGATTCAGATTATCGCTTCTCGCGCCCCTGCTTCTATCGATATTATCGGTCATTCTGACCGTGAGGGTGAGGCTCAACAAAACTATCTCTTGGCATTAGAGCGTGCCAAATCAGTAGAAACGTACCTCTTGTCTCGTCAAGTAAAATTGGAAAAAAGCACCATTACCTCTTATGGTGAAAGTGATCCTATTGTTCCTACAGAAGATGGGGTTTCCGAACCTCAAAATCGCCGAGTAGAAGTTATCGTTCGCTAA
- a CDS encoding FecR domain-containing protein produces the protein MKSAVLMFLLTFYAFGAESVAFIKSISGEASVMRNNLTHPLQQGEELFSKDELITGKNSTVGLSFDDGTRISIGANTHFKIDDFLFAPAQQDFKFNVSLPKGSLVFESGKIGKLAPEKVGIKVPQGIIGIRGTKFIVEAE, from the coding sequence TTGAAATCAGCAGTTTTAATGTTCCTCTTAACCTTTTATGCTTTTGGTGCCGAATCGGTGGCCTTTATCAAAAGCATCTCCGGTGAAGCTTCCGTAATGCGGAATAATCTCACTCACCCTCTGCAACAAGGGGAAGAGCTTTTTAGCAAAGATGAACTCATTACAGGTAAAAACAGTACTGTAGGTCTCTCTTTTGATGATGGAACCCGTATTTCCATTGGCGCTAACACCCATTTTAAAATCGATGATTTCCTCTTTGCTCCGGCGCAACAAGATTTTAAATTTAATGTGAGTCTCCCAAAAGGGTCACTCGTATTTGAATCGGGAAAAATCGGGAAACTTGCCCCTGAAAAAGTAGGAATTAAAGTCCCTCAGGGGATTATCGGTATTCGTGGAACCAAATTTATCGTGGAGGCTGAATAA
- the feoB gene encoding ferrous iron transport protein B — MSDKKITVALVGQPNVGKSMLINSIGNARLQVGNFTGVTVEKTVVTFEHDGYEFSVVDLPGTYAFTDYSIEERVTHDYLTQEQYDLIINVLDSTNMEKNLQLTAELMTMSKKMVIALNMSDEADKEGIEINAPYLSALLGIPCIRVSAAAKTGLDELMAAVIKTHKLSYQEQKLVFSEAVEEEINLIADYLNRHKFKASISNRNIAINLLQKEKKTYRVLHDNPLWTELQPMLIEADRHVLLHHDTDDMKEALAEEYFSFNRGIIAESVKIKAKLPQKKTTTEKIDSVLIHPILGIPIFLFFMWSLFQLTFEIGSIPMDWIDAFFGWFGKIVGNTISNDDVRSLIVDGVISGVGAVVLFIPNIVILFVGIALLESTGYMSRVAFLLDGFFHKFGLHGQSFIPLVSGFGCSIPAYMSARILKNDRDRLLTLFVIGFMSCGARLPVYVLFTGAFFSPEMAGNVLFGIYILGAMIGLVAAKILKLTAFKGVDEPFVMEMPKYRLPSVKLIWHTVVTKTMMYMKKAGTFIALASLLVWFLSTYPKDGSLDKLYGAKIEAAMSDEAKKGLENQLAEAQLEQSFLGQIGHLIEPAFTPLGFDWKMAVALQTGLAAKEVVVSTMGVLYSLGSDTTEADHSLINTIRLQIPFASAVAFIVVIMTYLPCLAASVVFTREAGGIKYFVYLFVFTTIVAYSLAFITYRLVLWLS, encoded by the coding sequence ATGTCCGATAAAAAAATAACTGTCGCCCTTGTAGGTCAACCTAATGTCGGTAAAAGTATGCTCATCAACTCCATCGGGAACGCTCGGTTGCAGGTCGGGAATTTTACTGGGGTGACGGTTGAAAAAACGGTTGTTACGTTCGAACATGACGGGTATGAATTTAGTGTTGTGGATCTCCCAGGAACCTATGCGTTTACCGACTATTCCATCGAAGAGCGGGTAACGCACGATTATTTGACCCAAGAGCAGTACGATCTTATAATCAACGTATTGGACTCGACCAATATGGAGAAAAATCTACAACTGACCGCTGAACTCATGACCATGAGTAAAAAAATGGTTATTGCACTCAATATGAGCGACGAAGCGGATAAAGAGGGAATCGAGATTAACGCACCTTATCTCTCTGCTCTGTTGGGAATTCCGTGTATTCGTGTATCTGCGGCGGCAAAAACGGGGCTTGATGAATTGATGGCGGCGGTTATCAAAACGCATAAACTTTCGTATCAAGAGCAAAAATTGGTTTTTAGTGAAGCGGTGGAAGAGGAGATTAATTTAATCGCTGATTATCTGAATCGTCATAAGTTTAAAGCCTCAATCAGTAATCGCAATATCGCTATTAACCTTTTGCAAAAAGAGAAAAAAACATACCGTGTGCTCCATGATAATCCCCTTTGGACGGAGTTACAACCGATGTTGATTGAAGCAGATCGACATGTACTTCTTCACCACGATACCGATGATATGAAAGAGGCGTTAGCGGAAGAGTATTTTTCGTTTAACCGAGGTATCATCGCCGAATCGGTAAAGATAAAGGCTAAACTTCCGCAAAAGAAAACAACAACGGAAAAGATTGATAGTGTGTTAATCCATCCGATTTTAGGGATTCCGATTTTTCTTTTCTTTATGTGGTCACTGTTTCAGCTCACTTTTGAAATCGGTTCTATCCCGATGGATTGGATTGATGCATTTTTCGGATGGTTCGGTAAGATTGTCGGAAATACCATTTCGAATGATGATGTACGGTCGTTGATTGTTGATGGGGTGATTAGCGGAGTTGGGGCAGTGGTCCTTTTTATCCCTAATATCGTTATTTTGTTTGTTGGGATTGCACTGCTCGAATCGACGGGGTATATGTCACGGGTTGCATTTTTACTCGATGGTTTTTTCCATAAATTCGGACTTCACGGGCAGTCGTTTATCCCCCTCGTATCGGGATTTGGGTGTTCTATCCCTGCGTATATGTCGGCGAGGATTTTAAAAAATGACCGTGACCGTTTATTGACGCTGTTTGTCATCGGATTTATGAGTTGCGGCGCACGACTACCTGTATATGTCCTCTTTACGGGCGCTTTCTTTTCTCCTGAAATGGCGGGAAATGTACTATTTGGTATTTACATTCTCGGTGCGATGATAGGTCTAGTGGCGGCAAAAATTCTCAAACTAACTGCGTTTAAAGGAGTTGATGAGCCGTTTGTTATGGAGATGCCCAAATATCGTCTCCCTTCGGTGAAACTGATTTGGCATACCGTTGTGACCAAAACAATGATGTATATGAAAAAAGCGGGGACATTTATTGCTCTTGCGTCACTGCTCGTATGGTTTTTGAGTACCTATCCTAAAGATGGCTCTCTCGATAAACTCTATGGGGCAAAAATCGAAGCAGCAATGTCGGATGAAGCAAAAAAAGGGCTCGAAAATCAACTTGCGGAAGCGCAATTAGAGCAAAGTTTTTTAGGGCAAATCGGACATCTCATCGAGCCGGCATTTACTCCGCTCGGATTTGATTGGAAAATGGCGGTTGCTCTCCAAACAGGACTTGCCGCCAAAGAGGTCGTTGTCTCGACGATGGGGGTTCTCTATTCACTCGGAAGCGATACTACCGAAGCAGATCACTCCCTTATCAATACTATCAGGTTACAAATACCGTTTGCATCAGCAGTGGCGTTTATCGTCGTGATTATGACCTACTTGCCCTGTTTAGCAGCGTCGGTCGTCTTTACCCGTGAGGCGGGGGGGATAAAATATTTCGTTTATCTGTTTGTATTTACGACGATAGTAGCGTATTCGCTTGCATTTATCACGTATCGTTTGGTGTTGTGGCTTAGCTAA